AAACCACTTTGAAATTTGCAAACTAACCTCGTCCATATCGGTCTCGCGGCTATTTTGGCTTGTTGCTGCACTTTGTAAAGTGAAAAACTTTTACAAAGTGTGAGTATGGGAGTGCCGCCAATTCAGATCGAGTTATAATAGTTTGCTTATAACGAAACATCGAACAATCAGGGGCAACACCAGTGAATCATGAAGAACAAGACCTGTTTATGGCAGAGATGTCCGATGTTAAGCCATTGCAGCACAACCAAGTTCGTCAGCGACAGAGCGAACAGCAGTTAACCGCAGCGCAAATTGCGCGACGAGAAGCAGCTCAGCAAGACGATCAACAAGCCGCGGATCAACTTACGCTAGATGCGGTTGATCTGGTGGAACCAGAGGACATTATTGGCTGGACCCGAGGAGGCATGCAGCATGGTGTTTATAAAAACCTTCGTTTAGGCAAGTATGCGCAAGATGCCCGCTTAGATTTACATGGTTTGAGCGTAGAGGAGTCACGACGGGCATTACTGCAATTTATCGTTGATTGCCAACGCAACAACATTCGCAGTGCCTTGATCTTGCATGGCAAGGGGATCCACTCCAAACCGTTTCGCGGGATATTAAAGAGCTATATCGCTAAATGGTTGCCTTGCATAGCGGAAGTATTGGCGTTTCATAGCGCGCTAGCACACCATGGCGGTACCGGTGCGGTGTACGTACTGATGAAAAAAAGCCCCAATGAAAAGCTCGAAAATCGCGAACGGCACCAGAAGAAGTGATCTGGGCAACATGACAACAAGGTAACGATTGTTGTGGTATAAGGGGAAAGGTAAGCTTTTTGGAGTAATTGCTCAACTATTTGCTACCGAATTGGTTTTATGTTCTCAATTAATCGACTGTGTTAGATTAACAAAGTTGAATAGTATCTGTTGAAGCTTGTGAGTTGCGGTAAAATTATTACCTGTATGAGTTTTAATTCTTTGCTTTTAATGAAATTTTTGTCATCTTTGCAGAGTTAGCGGTGTGCATTGCGAACGCCATTACGCCTTTGGGCTGCTGCCAGCGTGATAAATGACTGAATGATATTCGGCGGGCATAACGCCTTGTTGACTAATAACAAAACCTATTTTGCTGGGCTGTCCAGCGTTTGGAGATTTTATTGTGATTAACGTGTTTCTAGTTGACGACCATGCCTTAGTGCGCACTGGTATTCGACGCATATTAGAAGACGAGCGTGGCATTAAAGTCGTGGGTGAGGTTGGTGACGGCGACCAAGCGGTGCAATGGTGTCGTAAAAACAGTGCTGACGTAGTGGTTATGGACATGAGCATGCCAGGGATCGGTGGCCTAGAAGCGACGCGGAAAATTTTACACTTCAACCCAGAAGTGAAGATCATCATTCTAACCGTTCACACCGAAGAGCCAATTCCTTCTAGAGTGATGGCTGCTGGTGCTGCTGGCTTCCTCACTAAGAATGCGCCTCCAGCGGATATGGTGCAGGCTATACGTGCTGTGGCTACTGGCCAACGCTATATCGATCCGGTGATTGCACAGCAAATGGCGTTGCGTCCGTTTAACCCTGAGAAGAATCCGTTTGATGAACTTTCCGATCGCGAGTTGCAGATCAGTATCATGGTTACCTCTGGCCAAAAGGTGTCGGAGATAGCTGAACAACTGAATATCAGCCCGAAAACGGTCAATGCTTACCGCTATCGCTTATTCGAAAAACTTAAGATCAGTGGTGATGTAGAACTGACTCGTCTGGCCATTCGATATGGTATGTTGGACGCAGAGAAAATTTAATTCTGCGAGTCTATGACTGAACAATTCGATTACCGAGCGTTTTTGCGCTCGGTAACCAGCGAAGCTGGTGTATACCGAATGTACGATACGCCCCAAGGCACGGTATTATACGTCGGCAAAGCGAAAGATCTTAAAAAGCGCCTTAGTTCCTACTTCCGCTCGAACATTCCAAGCGTTAAAACTCGTGCTCTGGTGGCGCAGATTGGCCATATCGAGGTGACAGTAACCCATACTGAAACCGATGCACTCATTCTCGAACATGACTACATCAAGCAATATATGCCACGTTATAACGTGTTGCTGCGGGATGATAAGTCGTACCCCTATATTTTGCTGTCCGATCACCGCCACCCCCGTTTAGCCTTTCATCGTGGCCCTAAACGCGCCAAGGGTAGCTACTTTGGGCCTTATCCTAATGGCGGGGCAGTGCGCGAAAGCTTGCACCTAATGCAGAAACTATTCCCAATTCGCCAGTGCGAAGACGGCTTCTATCGCAACCGCTCCCGACCTTGTCTGCAATACCAACTCAAACGTTGCTCTGGACCATGCACAGAGATGATCAGCGACGACGACTATCAGCAGCAGGTGCAGATGGCCAAACTGTTTTTACAGGGCCAGAGCCAGCAGGTTCTTGGCCAGTTGGTTGAGAAGATGGAAGCTGCGAGTGTTGCATTGGAGTTTGAACAGGCAGCTCAGTATCGGGATCAACTGCTGGCGTTACGACGAGTACAAGAGCAGCAGGGGGTGCAGGGCAGTAGCGATGGCGAGTCCGATGTTGTTGGTGTGGCTATTGAAGGTGGGATGGCTTGTGTCCATGTACTGTTTGTACGACAGGGTAAAATTGTCGGTAGTCGCAGCTATTTTCCGAAGCTACCCAGTAACACCGGCATTGACGAAGTCACGTTGGCATTTCTGTCGCAGTTCTATCTGGGCGGTGGCGATGAGCGTATGGTTCCGAAAGAGATCATCGTTAATGTCGATCACGACGAGTTAACGGAACTGGCGCTGGCGTTGACACAGCGCAGCGGTACTAGGGTGCAGTTTAAGTTTAACGTTCGTGGCGATCGGGCTCAGTTTCAGCGGTTAGCTGCCACCAATGCCAGCACCGCATTGAGCAGCAAGATTGCTCATAAGAGTACCGTTACTGAGCGTTTTAGGCAGCTTGCTGAAGCATTAGAGCTTGATAAGCCAATAGCCCGGATGGAATGTTTCGACATCAGCCACACCATGGGTGAGAAAACCGTGGCTTCCTGTGTTGTATTCAATCGCGAAGGACCAGCAAAGCAGGAATATCGACGTTACAACATCAGCGGGATTACCCCAGGCGATGATTACGCCGCAATGACCCAAGCGTTGCAACGTCGTTATCAAGGCAGTACCGAAGCCAATACACTACCAACAATATTGTTTATTGACGGCGGTAAAGGGCAGCTGACTCAGGCGGAAGCAGTGATGGAACAAACCATCGGCAACACCGAATTGCCAATGCCATTAATGGTTGGGGTGGCAAAAGGCGAGGGCAGAAAGCCCGGACTGGAAACGCTTATCCTTGGTTTTAGTCGGGAAATTATTGATCTTCCTGCCGATGCACCGGCGTTGCACCTCATTCAGCATATTCGGGATGAGGCGCACCGTTTTGCCATTAGCGGACACCGAGCTGCACGGGGCAAAGCCAGAACTCAGTCGACGCTCGAGTCGGTACCGGGGGTTGGTACAAAAAGAAGGCAACAATTGCTTAAATTTTTAGGTGGTATGCAGGAACTTAAGCGTGCAAGTGTGGCTGAGATCGCTAAAGTGCCAGGAATTAGCAATCAACTCGCACAAAAAATCCATGATGCGTTGCGCAGTTAGCTGCTATTGCGGCATGATTGCGTGGATAACGTGAAGCCGGATCAACTATGAAACTGAACATCCCCAATATTCTGACACTTTCCCGCTTGGTGATGATCCCGCTTTTTGTCGGACTCTATTACATTCCGTGGAAATGGTCGTTTATTGCAGCCGCAATATTATTTGTCATCGCCTCTTTAACAGATGCGCTCGACGGTTATTTAGCTCGTCGTCTTAATCAGTCCACACCATTTGGTGCGTTCCTCGATCCCGTTGTTGATAAACTGATGGTGGCGACCGCACTGGTTGTTCTGGTTGCGGAGTTGCACAACCCAATGGTCACCTTTGCCGCTGTGGTGATGATTGGTCGTGAAATTGTCATATCGGCGTTGCGCGAATGGATGGCAGAGATGGGTAAACGGGGCATCGTAGCGGTGTCGTGGCTCGGTAAATTTAAGACTGCTGCCCAGATGGCATCTATTACTGGCCTAATTGCTCATTGGAGCCCTTTGGTTGACCAACTGTCCTTATACCTGTTGTATATCGCAACCTTCTTAACGGTTTGGTCTATGCTCTCCTACATTCGCGCAGCTTGGGGTGATTTGACTCAGCATGGCTAATCGATAACCTAGCTTCGATGCCTTTTGCAACGACTTGATTGAAAAGGCGGCAAGCGATCTACTTTAACGAAATAGGGCGTTGACCTAATCATTGTTTCAGTTAGAATACGTTTCGTCTTCGGGGCTGGCCTAAGTTGTTGGCTCCAAAGCGAAAGCAAAGGTTACAATATCTTTGCTTTCTAAATGTTTAAAGCGGCACTAGCTCAGTTGGTAGAGCGCGACCTTGCCAAGGTCGAGGTCACGAGTTCGAACCTCGTGTGCCGCTCCAAATTAGTTTACTGGTTACGACGAGTAGACAACAAAGTTTTAAGGCGCGTTGGCAGAGTGGCTATGCAGCGGATTGCAAATCCGTGGACCTCGGTTCGACTCCGGGACGCGCCTCCACTTAGACGATAAGACTTCGGTGTTATCGCACTTGTTGCCCGAGTGGTGGAATTGGTAGACACAAGGGATTTAAAATCCCTCGCTCTTAGAGTGTGCCGGTTCAAGTCCGGCCTCGGGTACCACTTTGGTGGTTTGTATGCGGCACTAGCTCAGTTGGTAGAGCGCGACCTTGCCAAGGTCGAGGTCACGAGTTCGAACCTCGTGTGCCGCTCCAAATTAGTTTGTTGGTTTCGACCCGCAGACAAAAATGTTTTAAGGCGCGTTGGCAGAGTGGCTATGCAGCGGATTGCAAATCCGTGGACCTCGATTCGACTTCGGGACGCGCCTCCACTTAGACGATAAGACTTCGGTGTTATCGCACTTGTTGCCCGAGTGGTGGAATTGGTAGACACAAGGGATTTAAAATCCCTCGCTCTTAGAGTGTGCCGGTTCAAGTCCGGCCTCGGGTACCACTTTGGTGGTTTGTATGCGGCACTAGCTCAGTTGGTAGAGCGCGACCTTGCCAAGGTCGAGGTCACGAGTTCGAACCTCGTGTGCCGCTCCAAATTAGTTTGTTGGTTTCGACCCGCAGACAAAAATGTTTTAAGGCGCGTTGGCAGAGTGGCTATGCAGCGGATTGCAAATCCGTGGACCTCGATTCGACTTCGGGACGCGCCTCCACTTAGACGGTAAGACTTCGGTGTTATCGCACTTGTTGCCCGAGTGGTGGAATTGGTAGACACAAGGGATTTAAAATCCCTCGCTCTTAGAGTGTGCCGGTTCAAGTCCGGCCTCGGGTACCATCTTTTCTTAAGGGGAAAGTTGGACAAAATAACCAGCCATTGTGCTGGTTTTTTTGTATCTAAAATTTATCGCCTGCCTCTATCCCCGCTTAGGTTTTTTTTCAGCTTTCTCTATACTGATATTTAATATATTAATTCAATCAGATAGGAGCAGCTCATGAGTTTTCGATTACGCCCAATTACGTCGAGTGATGATCCTACCGTAGCAACTATCATTCGCTCAGTGTTGACGGAATTTGGTGCGAATCAACCGGGCTTTGCATGGCAAGATCCTGAACTGGAATGCTTGAGCAAAGTTTATGGTAGTGACAACAGCCGTTATCTGGTGGTTGAGCAGGGTACGCAAGTGCTTGGAGGAGCTGGTGTTGCACCGTTTAGATGCCACCTCGATGGAGTTTGTGAACTGCAGAAGATGTATCTATCGCAATCAGCTAGAGGTTTAGGCGCAGGAAGACTACTTTTGGTTCGACTGCTGCAATTCGCCAAAGAGCAGGGCTATCAATATTGCTATCTAGAAACCTATGGGCCGATGACGCAAGCACAACAGTTATATCGAAGCTTGGGATTTCGAGAACAGCCCGAGCCGTGGGGTAACAGCGGCCATAGTGCATGCGATCGCTGGTTCGTCGCTAAGCTGTAGGCTGATAGAAATTGCCGCTTAGCAGACAATGGATCGATTGTTCGCTGGCGTCAAAATGGGGTTGTGGTAAGTCAGTGGGTAAGAACCACTCCCAGCCGTCACATTTATCCGGTTCGGTGTTGATCACCTCACCACCGGTGTAATCAGCTAACACACAAACCGACACCGAATGAATGCCCTCTAAGGCAAAGGTTTTAAGATTATTGGTTAAGCCTATTACCTTAACCTCTGGTACCGATAAGCTTGTTTCCTCTTGCAACTCTCGCTTCGCCGCTGCTTCAAATGATTCGCCGGCCTCCACATGGCCGCCAGGGATTGACCAAAATGGTGCATGCCCGCCTTTGCGTTTGCCACACAAGATAGCGCCATCAGCACGTCGAACAATAATGCCAACTCCAAGGCTTGGACGCTGCGTTGTTGTAGAGGGTCTCATACTCATGGGGTGAGCTCCGGCCAAAGTTGTTCGATAGAGATACTGCCGGCAATTAGCGCCAACTTATGTGCTCGTGAAAGTCGCTTAATTCGGCGTTCCAATTTGAGTGCATTGCTGTGATCACCGGCGTGGCTATGATGACGCAGTATTAAAGGGCCTTTGCCCCGTAAACTTCTTGCGGTTTTTGCTCCATTTGCTTGATGTTCAGCAAAGCGGCGTTCAACGTCGGTAGTAATTCCAGTGTAGAGCTGGCTCAAGCTGTTTTCTATCAGGTAGTAGTGCCAGTTTCTTGTGCTCATTTTTTTGCCCGGAATTTGAAATTTTTTGCGCAACAACAATATGTTAAACAATGAACCTGCTAATTTGTATTGGTGCACGCCACATTTATAAAAGTAATTGGTGAAACTTTTTACGATTTTGCTCTTAAATTGGTGATCATGGAAACATATGTACTGTCATATCCCTAAAGGGGTATATCAGGGGCATGTTGTACTACCTACTCTTAGTTATGAAATTCGCACATCAGTAGCGAACAGTGAGGATGATGATGAAAACCTTAAATAAAATTATAATTTCAATGGCTATGGCTAGCGTTGCCACAGTTGCAGTTGCAAAAGTAACCGAACATGACGCGGTTAATGAAAACTGGAAAGGCCAATTCCCTGATCAATACAATACCTGGGCAACCACTGCTGAGACCTCAGAAATTGTTGATCTGATCGAACAAGATCCTAACCTAGCGGTAATGTTTGCCGGCTACGGTTTTGCTAAAGATTACAACAAGGCTCGTGGTCACTACTATGCCTTAACCGATGTTATTCAAACACTGCGTACTGGTGCGCCTATGGGCGATACCGACGGCCCAATGGCTGCCGCATGTTGGTCTTGTAAAGCACCTGATGTACCACGTATGTACGATAAAGTTGGTGAAGGCACCTTCAACAACAATAAGTGGGGCAAATGGGGCGCAGAGATGAACAACAGCATCGGTTGTGCTGATTGTCACGCTAGCGGTTCCCCTGAGAACATCATGTCTCGTCCATATGCTGAACGCGCGATGGAAAAAGTTGATCTTAAGTTTGCTGATCAAGACGCAGACATGCAGGCTGCACAAACCTGTGGTCAATGTCACGTTGAGTACTACTTCGACAAAACCGACAACATCAATGTTCGCTTCCCTTGGGAAAACGGCTTCTCTGGTGAAGGCGCTGAGCAGTACTACGATGCGATTCAATTTAAAGATTGGACCCACAAGATCTCTAAAGCACCAATGCTGAAAGCACAGCACCCTGAGTTTGAAACTTGGGCGACCAGTGCCCACGCGGAAATGGGCGTAACCTGTATTACATGTCACATGCCTAAGAAGACTAACGATAAGGGTCAAGAGTTCTCTGATCACAACGTTGGTAATGCATTAGACGCATTTGACAACACTTGTGCCGATTGTCACGACAGCAAAGCTGAGATGGAAGAAGTTATCGCAGCAAATAAAGCTGAGATTGACGAAAACAAACTGGCTGCTGAAGTAATCATTGTTCGCGCTCACTACGAAGCGAAAGCCGCTTGGGATGCTGGTGCCACCGAAGCTGAAATGGCTAAGTCGCTGGACCTGATCCGTAAAGCGCAATGGCGTTGGGATTTCGCAATTGCTTCTCACGGCATCGCGGTGCATAACCCAGCTGAAGGCTTACGTTTGCTAGAAGCGGCTCAAGAAATCGGTAAAGAAGCTCAGCAAGAGCTGGCTAAAGTTCTGACCAAGCATGGTGTTAAACAGCCTGTTGCTCTGCCAGATCTGTCTACCAAAGAAGCGGCTCAAAAGGCGGTTGGTTTGGATAAAGCCGCAATGGACTCAGCGAAAGCTAAGTTCCTAAAAGATGTTGTTGATACCCAGTGGAAACACGACCGTAAATAACGGTTTAGTTGCCACGACTAAAAACCCAGCCTTGTGCTGGGTTTTTTACATTGTACGGCAAGGGAATTGTAGCGACCTTGGTGCTAGCCGTTAAGCGTTGGGAGTACGGCGCTGATTTCCACTAAATGTTATCTACAGCGAACGCTAGCCAATGCCAGAAGCAAAGCTACTCCGTTGAGAGGTATCGCCACCGCGCATAACCCTGTTAGCGCCTATTAATTACTATCGTCGTAGCGTTAATATAAACCGCACTAGCGAATCACCCCCCAGCTAGAAAACCGGACAACCATTGGTTCTCCGGGCTTTTTATTGGCGGTGTACCAACTAAGTATTGTGCTAATCAATACAGTTAAAGCAGCGGCTAGGTGCGTCCAGAGACAAGGGCTAAAGCACTAGCGCCGTTGATTTTCTGCCGCATTGGAGCAGTCCAACGAAGCGTTTTGGACTGCGACCTAAGGCAAAGGGGAGATTCCAAAGAGGGCGGAGACCCCCCTAATGCATACACGAATGTGCCGTCGCGACTGCAATATAGCCCCTCTCAAACACCACAATCGCCTCAGTTGAAGGCTTGAGGTTTGAGATAAACCTCAACAGCTAATTACGACACAACCATTTATTCGGTCGATTCAGCTACGTTAGCCCAGCTAAGCTCAAGCAGCTTGTCGGTTGCTTGCATTGGCACTTTGTTCAACGACGTTAGCTCTGTTGGATTGGTGCATTAACGCGATAGAACAGCGCGTACAATACCGGCACAATCACCAATGTCAGAATGGTGGCGAAGCCTAGACCAAACATAATGGTTACCGCCATTGATGCGAAAAAGGCATCGAATATCAGTGGGATCATACCAAGAATAGTGGTTAGGGCTGCCATGGTTACTGGACGTACACGACTAATGGCACTGTCAACAACGGCCTGATAAGCCTCCTTGCCGTTGGCTAATTCCAAGTTGATTTGATCCATCAATACAATGCCATTTTTTAATACCATGCCGCTCAAGCTCAACAAACCTAACAACGCGGTAAAGCTAAACGGCTGGTTGGTTGCCAATAGGCCGACGGTTACGCCTATAAGCGACAACGGTACCGTTAACCAAATTACCGCTGGCTTCCTAAATGAGTTGAACAGCAGTACGGTAATGATAAACATGAATAGGTAACCCATTGGCAACGAGGCAAATAGCATTTTTTGGGCATCGTTTGAGGATTCGTATTCGCCGCCCCATTCCAGTTCGTAACCAATCGGTAATTTAAGCGCTTCAACCTTAGGCTTGATACGAGCAAGTAACTGCGCGGCGGTTTCCTCACCTAACACATTATGATCGGCCAGTACGGTGATCATCCGCTTACGATCTCGACGTTGAATGAGCGCCTCGGCGGATACCAGCTCAATTTTGTGCACAACCTGCTGCAGCGGTACGTAGTGTTGTAGGCTTGGACTCCATATTTTAAGGTTATCCAAGGTGGCGTAATCGTCGCGATATTGCTGTTCCAGACGGGTAACGATTGGCAACATGCGGGTGCCGTCGCGGAAGGTACCAACCACAGCGCCATCGAAGGCAACCTTTAAGGTTTTAGCGATACTCTCTTGGCTTATTCCTAATCGACGTGCTTGCGATTCGTCGACAATTGGATGCAACTCTTTGGTGTGTTCACGCCAATCATGACGAACACCGCGTGCGCCATAGTCGTCCCGCAAAATATCTTCAATCTGCGCCGCAACGGAGCGGAGCACCTGTGGGTCAGCACCACTGATCCGCGCTTCAATCTTAGATTTTGGCGAGGGGCCAAACTCCATCAACTTGATCTGGAAAATAGCACCGGCAAACTGGCGCGGTAACTGAGCGTCTAAATGTTTGGCTAACTCCATCATCTGCGGTAAATCGTGGCTACGAATCGCCAACTGCGCATAGGAGCTGTAAGATTTTTCTGGCGCGTAGGTCAAGGTAAAGCGGGGTAGTCCTTGGCCAACGGTACTTGCTACGTATTCGGTTTGGGGTTGCGCAAGAACGTAATGCTCAACCTGTTTTAGCACCTTCTCCGTCTGGCGGATGTCACTGCCTTCTGGTAACCACATGTCGAGATAGAACATCGGTGTGTTAGAGGCTGGGAAGAACGCTTGCTTAACTTGTCCGAAGCCAACTAATGCGGTGGCAAGCATCAGTACCATGGCGATAACTGTGGTTTTCTTAAAGCGCAGGCACACTCGCAGCAATACCCGCACCACTCCAAACAGTTTGCCCGCATAGGGATCGCTATCTGTATCGTCTTGCTTTGGCGCCCTGAGCAGTTTCTCAGCCAGAAACGGTGTCAACGTTAGTGCGGTTACCCAGCTAAGGAACAGCGAGAACAACAGAACATAAAACAGCGACCCCATAAACTCGCCGGTAGCATCCGGTGACAGACCAATGGGAGCAAAAGCGATAATGGCAATGATGGTGGCGCCCAGCAGCGGCCACTGCGTTTGCGAGACAATGTCTGCACAAGCTTGCAGTTTAGTACGACCGCGCTGCAGCCCAACCAGAATACCCTCAACCACGACAATGGCGTTATCCACCAGCATCCCCAGGGCAATAATCAATGCACCTAATGAGATCCGTTGCAGCTCAATACCTTGGTACTCCATGGCGATAAAAGTACCGAGCATGGTCAGTAGCAATACCGTGCCGATGATGATGCCACTGCGAAAGCCCATGGTGAACAGCAAGATAATCACCACGATGGCAACAGCCTGTGCCAGCGACACCAAAAAGCCGTTAATGGATTTCTCTACTTCCTGAGGCTGGTGATAGAGCGAGTTGAGCTCGATCCCAATCGGGCGATCCTGCAACAGCTCTTGCAAGCGTTTGTCGACCGCGGCGCCGACATCAACAACGTTAACGCCTTTGGTGAATGAGATCCCTAGGCTGAGCGCTTGTTGGCCGTTGTAGCGGAGTAGGTTGGTAGGCACCTCTTGGAAGCCACGGTGGAGGGTAGCGACATCGCTTAGCCGAACCAATTGGCCGGAATCGCGGCCATGGATAATTGGGTCAATGCTCGAACCGGCAGAGGTTAACCGCAGGTGCAGTGATTCACCGTCGATGGTCATTTGGCCGCCATCGAGTACGGCGTTCTGCTCAGTAAGCAACTGCACTACGGTGTTCATATCGAGGTTCAGCGCGGCTAAGCGAGTTAACGACATCTCAATGAAGACCTGCTCTTGTTGATCTCCCTCGATGTTGATTTTGCCAACGCCTTCAACCATTTCAAGTTCTCGGCGAACGCCATCAACGTACTGTTTTAGGTCGTCAAATTGGTAGTCGTTACCGGTAACCATATAGAGCATGCCGTAGACGTCACCGAAATCGTCCATCACTGATGGTGGCGCGCTGCCAGTAGGGAGTTGCGGCTGTAGATCGTTGATCTTTCGGCGCAGTTCATCCCAGATTTGTGGCAGTTCGTGCTCGTCGTACTCCATCTTCATTGACACCATGATCTGCGACAGACCTGGAGCTGAGGTGGACGTAATAAAATCCACGTAAGGCAGTCGCCGGATCTCGCGTTCTAGCGGGTAGGTTAGTTCTTCTTCCACCTCTTCGGCAGTGGCGCCAG
The genomic region above belongs to Ferrimonas lipolytica and contains:
- the nrfA gene encoding ammonia-forming cytochrome c nitrite reductase codes for the protein MAMASVATVAVAKVTEHDAVNENWKGQFPDQYNTWATTAETSEIVDLIEQDPNLAVMFAGYGFAKDYNKARGHYYALTDVIQTLRTGAPMGDTDGPMAAACWSCKAPDVPRMYDKVGEGTFNNNKWGKWGAEMNNSIGCADCHASGSPENIMSRPYAERAMEKVDLKFADQDADMQAAQTCGQCHVEYYFDKTDNINVRFPWENGFSGEGAEQYYDAIQFKDWTHKISKAPMLKAQHPEFETWATSAHAEMGVTCITCHMPKKTNDKGQEFSDHNVGNALDAFDNTCADCHDSKAEMEEVIAANKAEIDENKLAAEVIIVRAHYEAKAAWDAGATEAEMAKSLDLIRKAQWRWDFAIASHGIAVHNPAEGLRLLEAAQEIGKEAQQELAKVLTKHGVKQPVALPDLSTKEAAQKAVGLDKAAMDSAKAKFLKDVVDTQWKHDRK
- a CDS encoding GIY-YIG nuclease family protein yields the protein MSTRNWHYYLIENSLSQLYTGITTDVERRFAEHQANGAKTARSLRGKGPLILRHHSHAGDHSNALKLERRIKRLSRAHKLALIAGSISIEQLWPELTP
- the smrA gene encoding DNA endonuclease SmrA, with translation MNHEEQDLFMAEMSDVKPLQHNQVRQRQSEQQLTAAQIARREAAQQDDQQAADQLTLDAVDLVEPEDIIGWTRGGMQHGVYKNLRLGKYAQDARLDLHGLSVEESRRALLQFIVDCQRNNIRSALILHGKGIHSKPFRGILKSYIAKWLPCIAEVLAFHSALAHHGGTGAVYVLMKKSPNEKLENRERHQKK
- the uvrY gene encoding UvrY/SirA/GacA family response regulator transcription factor — translated: MINVFLVDDHALVRTGIRRILEDERGIKVVGEVGDGDQAVQWCRKNSADVVVMDMSMPGIGGLEATRKILHFNPEVKIIILTVHTEEPIPSRVMAAGAAGFLTKNAPPADMVQAIRAVATGQRYIDPVIAQQMALRPFNPEKNPFDELSDRELQISIMVTSGQKVSEIAEQLNISPKTVNAYRYRLFEKLKISGDVELTRLAIRYGMLDAEKI
- the uvrC gene encoding excinuclease ABC subunit UvrC → MTEQFDYRAFLRSVTSEAGVYRMYDTPQGTVLYVGKAKDLKKRLSSYFRSNIPSVKTRALVAQIGHIEVTVTHTETDALILEHDYIKQYMPRYNVLLRDDKSYPYILLSDHRHPRLAFHRGPKRAKGSYFGPYPNGGAVRESLHLMQKLFPIRQCEDGFYRNRSRPCLQYQLKRCSGPCTEMISDDDYQQQVQMAKLFLQGQSQQVLGQLVEKMEAASVALEFEQAAQYRDQLLALRRVQEQQGVQGSSDGESDVVGVAIEGGMACVHVLFVRQGKIVGSRSYFPKLPSNTGIDEVTLAFLSQFYLGGGDERMVPKEIIVNVDHDELTELALALTQRSGTRVQFKFNVRGDRAQFQRLAATNASTALSSKIAHKSTVTERFRQLAEALELDKPIARMECFDISHTMGEKTVASCVVFNREGPAKQEYRRYNISGITPGDDYAAMTQALQRRYQGSTEANTLPTILFIDGGKGQLTQAEAVMEQTIGNTELPMPLMVGVAKGEGRKPGLETLILGFSREIIDLPADAPALHLIQHIRDEAHRFAISGHRAARGKARTQSTLESVPGVGTKRRQQLLKFLGGMQELKRASVAEIAKVPGISNQLAQKIHDALRS
- a CDS encoding efflux RND transporter permease subunit — encoded protein: MNIASLSINYRVISWLFLILLAIGGSNSFLNLGRLEDPSFTIKEAMVITAYPGATAEEVEEELTYPLEREIRRLPYVDFITSTSAPGLSQIMVSMKMEYDEHELPQIWDELRRKINDLQPQLPTGSAPPSVMDDFGDVYGMLYMVTGNDYQFDDLKQYVDGVRRELEMVEGVGKINIEGDQQEQVFIEMSLTRLAALNLDMNTVVQLLTEQNAVLDGGQMTIDGESLHLRLTSAGSSIDPIIHGRDSGQLVRLSDVATLHRGFQEVPTNLLRYNGQQALSLGISFTKGVNVVDVGAAVDKRLQELLQDRPIGIELNSLYHQPQEVEKSINGFLVSLAQAVAIVVIILLFTMGFRSGIIIGTVLLLTMLGTFIAMEYQGIELQRISLGALIIALGMLVDNAIVVVEGILVGLQRGRTKLQACADIVSQTQWPLLGATIIAIIAFAPIGLSPDATGEFMGSLFYVLLFSLFLSWVTALTLTPFLAEKLLRAPKQDDTDSDPYAGKLFGVVRVLLRVCLRFKKTTVIAMVLMLATALVGFGQVKQAFFPASNTPMFYLDMWLPEGSDIRQTEKVLKQVEHYVLAQPQTEYVASTVGQGLPRFTLTYAPEKSYSSYAQLAIRSHDLPQMMELAKHLDAQLPRQFAGAIFQIKLMEFGPSPKSKIEARISGADPQVLRSVAAQIEDILRDDYGARGVRHDWREHTKELHPIVDESQARRLGISQESIAKTLKVAFDGAVVGTFRDGTRMLPIVTRLEQQYRDDYATLDNLKIWSPSLQHYVPLQQVVHKIELVSAEALIQRRDRKRMITVLADHNVLGEETAAQLLARIKPKVEALKLPIGYELEWGGEYESSNDAQKMLFASLPMGYLFMFIITVLLFNSFRKPAVIWLTVPLSLIGVTVGLLATNQPFSFTALLGLLSLSGMVLKNGIVLMDQINLELANGKEAYQAVVDSAISRVRPVTMAALTTILGMIPLIFDAFFASMAVTIMFGLGFATILTLVIVPVLYALFYRVNAPIQQS
- the pgsA gene encoding CDP-diacylglycerol--glycerol-3-phosphate 3-phosphatidyltransferase; this translates as MKLNIPNILTLSRLVMIPLFVGLYYIPWKWSFIAAAILFVIASLTDALDGYLARRLNQSTPFGAFLDPVVDKLMVATALVVLVAELHNPMVTFAAVVMIGREIVISALREWMAEMGKRGIVAVSWLGKFKTAAQMASITGLIAHWSPLVDQLSLYLLYIATFLTVWSMLSYIRAAWGDLTQHG
- a CDS encoding GNAT family N-acetyltransferase, giving the protein MSFRLRPITSSDDPTVATIIRSVLTEFGANQPGFAWQDPELECLSKVYGSDNSRYLVVEQGTQVLGGAGVAPFRCHLDGVCELQKMYLSQSARGLGAGRLLLVRLLQFAKEQGYQYCYLETYGPMTQAQQLYRSLGFREQPEPWGNSGHSACDRWFVAKL
- a CDS encoding nucleotide triphosphate diphosphatase NUDT15; translated protein: MSMRPSTTTQRPSLGVGIIVRRADGAILCGKRKGGHAPFWSIPGGHVEAGESFEAAAKRELQEETSLSVPEVKVIGLTNNLKTFALEGIHSVSVCVLADYTGGEVINTEPDKCDGWEWFLPTDLPQPHFDASEQSIHCLLSGNFYQPTA